TGCAGACCCATGTAATAAGTGCTGGGACAGGGGCctttatttcactgctgctgttcccagacCCTGAGCCCcgggcaggagctgcagtgggGGCACAGCAGTACCCATTCCCAGGTGCTCAGCCACTATgtgtgcccagccccagcaccgAGAAAGCTGCACGGTgcttcctcagcagcagccGGATCTTCTCATCGTCCGAGTCAGGGTCCAGGGGCTTGTTGTACTCATCATCCTCGGTCTCAGAGGCTGCCCGCTCTCCACTGGAGCCCCCCACCCGctgcgaggaggaggagggctccAGGGCACTCTTCTTCCTCCATTTGGTGCGCCGGTTCTGGAACCAaacctgcagcccagcagggctgtTAGCAGCCGCCTGCCACATGCTCCACACACCACACACACCCCCACTCACCTTCACCTGGGACTCAGTCATGCCGAGGGAATATGCCAGCCGTGCCCGCTCTGGCCCTGCCAGGTACTTGGTCTGCTCAAATGTCTTCTCCAGAGCGAAGATCTGATGCCCTGTGAAGGTTGGACGCGTGTGCTTCTTCTTGTGCAGGCTGTCAGTCAGGTGTGCAGGGGCTTTGGGACAAGGGCAGTGGGTGAGCACCAGGCtcgtggctctgggcagcccaatCCCCACGCCCCTCTATGCTGCTGCGCTCCTCCAAAGTAAAACAATATCCTGGCTCCACAGTTTCGACCTTGTCCCGGGAGAGCCGTGTTGCCTCCAAGGCTGGACTCTGCACCTCCTGCTTGGGAGCAGAAACTATTTGCTGTGCTGAGAAGGCAACAAGCATTAGGAGCAGCATGCAACTGTGGAGCcacacagcactgagaacaCCATGCCCCCCACCTC
This DNA window, taken from Gallus gallus isolate bGalGal1 chromosome 22, bGalGal1.mat.broiler.GRCg7b, whole genome shotgun sequence, encodes the following:
- the NKX6-3 gene encoding homeobox protein Nkx-6.3 isoform X1, which codes for MDANLPGTFLLSGPSLAPFPEAKAPVCQYSVQSSFYKLGPPGLGAQLAAGTPHGISDILGRPTATPNSSLLPSYPHTGGFNGLSSPGVYYGPQVGALPKASSDYVPRGRSCWAEAPDWQGSRQCGGPPAHLTDSLHKKKHTRPTFTGHQIFALEKTFEQTKYLAGPERARLAYSLGMTESQVKVWFQNRRTKWRKKSALEPSSSSQRVGGSSGERAASETEDDEYNKPLDPDSDDEKIRLLLRKHRAAFSVLGLGTHSG
- the NKX6-3 gene encoding homeobox protein Nkx-6.3 isoform X2, with translation MDANLPGTFLLSGPSLAPFPEAKAPVCQYSVQSSFYKLGPPGLGAQLAAGTPHGISDILGRPTATPNSSLLPSYPHTGGFNGLSSPGVYYGPQVGALPKASSDYVPRGRSCWAEAPDWQGSRQCGGPPAHLTDSLHKKKHTRPTFTGHQIFALEKTFEQTKYLAGPERARLAYSLGMTESQVWFQNRRTKWRKKSALEPSSSSQRVGGSSGERAASETEDDEYNKPLDPDSDDEKIRLLLRKHRAAFSVLGLGTHSG